In a single window of the Diospyros lotus cultivar Yz01 chromosome 10, ASM1463336v1, whole genome shotgun sequence genome:
- the LOC127811163 gene encoding uncharacterized protein LOC127811163, translating into MELLKDYDCTIQYHLGKANVVADALSRKETTCVARMMVAEWKLVEAFSLMTVGVISRGNSAYAASLTLQPELMDQIRQAYLEDSRLKMWIDKHGQAKRPKFEVRENILRFQRKIYVPCVRELRQVILGEAHQSKYSIHPGATKMYQDLKAVYW; encoded by the coding sequence ATGGAGCTATTAAAAGATTACGACTGCACTATTCAATACCATCTCGGTAAAGCTAACGTGGTGGCAGATGCCCTAAGCAGGAAAGAAACCACTTGTGTGGCCAGAATGATGGTGGCAGAGTGGAAGCTAGTTGAagcttttagcctgatgacggtAGGGGTAATTTCTCGAGGAAACTCTGCCTACGCAGCTAGTCTCACGCTGCAACCAGAATTAATGGATCAGATACGACAAGCCTACTTAGAAGACTCTCGACTTAAGATGTGGATTGATAAGCATGGACAAGCAAAGAGACCGAAATTTGAGGTAAGGGAAAACATCCTTCGGTTTCAACGAAAAATATATGTACCTTGTGTGAGGGAATTGCGGCAggtaattttgggagaagcccaTCAATCCAAGTACTCGATACACCCTGGTgccaccaagatgtaccaagacttgAAGGCTGTGTATTGGTGa